The nucleotide window GGCGACTATGTCCGCGACGGCAAAGAGCCGGACAAAAACGCCGGATACACCTCGCTGGAGGACGCCCTGCAGCAGTGCGCCGAGAGCGGCCAGGACCTTGAAGACGTTGATATCGTCCCCGGCAGGGTCTTCATCGAGATCGTGACGCTCGACAGCGAAGGTTGCGCACCGTGCCAGTACATGGTGGAAGCGGTGAAGAATGTCCAGGACAAATACGGAGACAAACTCATATGGAGGGAGTCTCTGATCAAGAGCGTGGCCGGCATACGCCGGACGCAGAAGCTCGGCGTTTCCACGCTGCCGACGATGCTCATCAACAACGAGGTGGTATTCGACAATATCATTCCCTCTGCGGAAGAGCTCTGCAAGGAGATCGACAAGAGGCTGTAGTCCCCGCTGCGCGCCGGAAAAGCGGACCTGAGGCGAAGCCCGCTTCGCGCGAATGCCGATCCTGCCATCCGCAGTACGGATAGAAAAATGCTATTGAAAGGCCAAAAGCCGCGCTTTTGAAATTTTCAGAGGCGCGGATTTTATTTTTTGTTCGTACGGAGGCGCGCTGTTGAAAACGACGAACGGAAGAAGATACCGAAAATCGGCGCCGGCCGCTGCGATGGAAGCGCGGTCGGATTGAGGAAAGCCGCCGCCTTTGAGCTTTCCGGTAAAGAAAAAAATGTTGGCGCATGCGGATTTGAAGCTGAACAGTGAGATAATAGGTATAGGCGTGCTCGTGCCTTTCCATCGCATACAGACGCGAGGACGCCTATGCCGAGATAGCCGGCGGCGCGAGAAAGCTCCGTCCGGCGACGCATATTTATTTTGACGTTTCGGAAAGCGGGTGTGACAGGTGACGGAAGGAGTTTTCAGGATCGACGCGGTCAAAAAGGGAGAGAAGGTAAGCGACGTCCTGCGCAGGGAGGGCGTCGCGCTGCCGATGGAATGCGGCGGCGCGGGGCTCTGCGGCAAATGCCGCGTAACGATAGAGGACGCTGCCGCGCCGTGTGCAGACGAGAAAAAATTACTCTCCCCCGAGGATATAAAAAACGGCGCGCGCCTCGCCTGCCTGACCGACGCGGTGGATGGCATGACGGTGAGGCTGCCTCGCGCTTCGCGCGGGGAACGGATACTCGCGGGAGTCGAGACGGAAAGCGGCAAAGAGGCGCGGGGCGCGGATTTTTCCGTCGTGGTGGACATCGGCACGACGACGGTCGTCGCCTACCTCGTGCGCAGCGGCTCGGAAAAGCCGGCGGCGGTCGCCTCCTGTATGAACCCTCAGAGGGAATTCGGCGCGGACGTCATATCACGCATAAGCTACGCGAGCGAGCGCGACGACGGTCTCGCCCTCCTTCATGAAAAAATAATTTCCGCGATAAACGGGCTTATCGCGGAGATCACGGAAAGCGTAGGTGCGCGGCGCGCGCAGATATCGCTCGCCGTGATCTCCGGCAACACGACGATGGAGCATCTATTCGCCGGCGTCTCCGTGCGCAGCATCGGGCGCGCGCCCTTCATGCCGGAGTTCCGCGTATTCGACACGCTCGCGTCGGAAAGGCTCGGCCTCGAACTCGCGCCCGGCACGCCGGTCAGCCTGATGCCGAACATCTCCGGCTTCGTCGGCGGCGACATAGTCTCCGGCACGGTCTACACAGGGCTCGCGGACGCGGAGGAGCTCTCGCTCTTCATCGACATAGGGACGAACAACGAAATGGTCCTCGGCTCGAAGGACCTCCTTCTCTGCTGCTCGGCCGCCGCGGGGCCGGCGCTCGAGGGCGCGAAGATCTCGCGCGGCATGTGCGCGGCCGAGGGCGCCATCGACCAC belongs to Synergistes jonesii and includes:
- a CDS encoding ASKHA domain-containing protein codes for the protein MTEGVFRIDAVKKGEKVSDVLRREGVALPMECGGAGLCGKCRVTIEDAAAPCADEKKLLSPEDIKNGARLACLTDAVDGMTVRLPRASRGERILAGVETESGKEARGADFSVVVDIGTTTVVAYLVRSGSEKPAAVASCMNPQREFGADVISRISYASERDDGLALLHEKIISAINGLIAEITESVGARRAQISLAVISGNTTMEHLFAGVSVRSIGRAPFMPEFRVFDTLASERLGLELAPGTPVSLMPNISGFVGGDIVSGTVYTGLADAEELSLFIDIGTNNEMVLGSKDLLLCCSAAAGPALEGAKISRGMCAAEGAIDHVKLNGNELTVSTVGNAPAIGICGSGLVDVVALLLSERIIGQDGKFKKDAEALPGRLDVKNKRWLIDNGVYFTQKDVREVQLAKGAICTGVEIMLAEAGKRLEEVDRIFLAGAFGNYIDVENASKIGILPKVPKEKIIPVGNSSGLGAIECCRDKGFPAKAAKILERAKHIELATHKDFQQIFVRNLLF